Below is a genomic region from Belonocnema kinseyi isolate 2016_QV_RU_SX_M_011 chromosome 4, B_treatae_v1, whole genome shotgun sequence.
taaaaagtaaaattagttataattattttagttctaagaaaaattcaaaaatcttgttgTGAGCAGGATTGTAATGATCTAAATCtgtcattttcttcaaattctagttaccttcttttttatagaatatgATTTCAGCGAAGCAGCTTTTATGAAATTTAGAATCTTGGTGAAAAATGTCAATATTATCCCATATAATACAAAAAGAATCACTATTGTGgaaatgaactaaattttttgcAATGATATTACAATAGTTAATTGGTCGTTGGGGCTAATAAGAATGGTATCGTCAACATATTGGGactaaattttgttggaaattgtcatgtgtttgaaatttcgtctttaaGATCTTGCATAACTATATCCAATAAGGTTTCAGTAATTGATCACCTGGTTGAAGTGCAAAAGGATTGTTTACagtaaatatcgtaaaatttaaaaaatgttgacagcatttaaaattgtattccttttataaattcaaaaatagattatttgaaacaaaaatcattagctttttaaaaagatgtacaatacacaataattttttgttcgcggaaaatttaacaactttttcctaataaagaaaaattatccgtctcggaaaagaataaaaaagaggaaagaaaaataagaaggcaatcaaccaattcttcttttttctcttttttttatatatttcgtcttattatttttattattatcaaatcacaatgaaaaaacatttgtaaaaaatattcaccaacgtttcggtacacatatcaaggcaagaaaagaaacaagaaataataaaaacacccgaacaggcaggaacagcaacaaaACCACGATGCTTCGTCTTCTTTTTCTGTGAGGAAGAGAGAATCGTGGGTTTGTTGGTGTTCCTGTCTGATcgaatattcttcatttttttgttttaattatttaattttgaagttttttttctgtcttgatgAGGGtgatgtatgagtgccgaaatgttagtgattatttttgacaaatgttTTGATATGTGTCATTTTCCTgttcactttttttttgaaaaaatggttatctttttcaaatttcaatgtaaacattttatgttagatgtttaaatttgttcgtcggattcttgattttattttcaggaattctgcacattcatTTTATTATCGGACGctcaataggattttaaatttaattttaatctcatttaaatttctttaattataatgaatagttaatagatttcaaaaaaatgtctaattgtTCAACAACTTTAGATTATGCGAGTGTTTTTTGTATGATATTTatgtttctaaacaaaaaattcttataactgaatgaaattattttcaagcaaaataaagaaaattacaaGTAACCAGCGGTTTTTAACGGAAATGTTGATatagatttgataattttttcatttttaaatacaaatttacggTGTGAAACGCTAAAATAGCttaaaagtcttaaattttgaaagtattctttaaatatatttttttatttaaactgacaatttccagaaaaaaagaacgtaatctaaaattgttaaaatatttttaatcttgtttaaattataatagtttttgttttaaaatacaaatttttatgcaaaacgcTTACATAAGTTAacacttttttaagttttgaatctttgctttttattttttcgtgttgaaaataataattttcaacgaaaagcagTAACATAAACCAAAACTGTTCTCAGATTCTTAATTgagtacaaattattattatttttgtttaaaactactAATACGTATTCTAATACGTGTACTTTATGTTTCTGATGTCGCTGGACACGTATATTTATTCGGAGgattgagccagcacgtcaggatttgcagataaatttaaaaaatggttaaaaagctggaatttctgcataaattttgaCCCTAAGCCTGCAAAACCCTTATTAATAAGCCCCAAACTCAGAAACACCaaaccacaaaccccaaaccttaaacaaaaaagaccCAAACCCACAATCTCCATATCaataaacccacaaaccccaaacgaAAAAGCTTAAAACCCTAAatccacaagctccaaacccacaaactcctaATAAACAAGCTTCATATCCACAAACATGCAAACTCGAAACCAACAAATCCAAGACCCACAAGCTCCGAATCCACGATCGTACAAAACCCAAACCTACATGCTACACATCTAcgaacctacaaaccccaaacccaccaacctcaaaccccaaacccaaaaatcccaaacccacaaacaccAAACTCCAAAACCTAAATCCACAAACCCACGAACCTGAATTACACAAGCCCAAATACCTCATATCTAAtaataccaattgagaaattgatataaattggggttcgtgggtttggggtttgtacgtttgtgggtctggggtttgtgggtttagggtttgtaggtttgtggatattgAGCTTGTTTATTTAGAGTTTGTGAGATTGGAacttgtggatttggggtttgtgggtttagagctttttggtttggggtttgtagaaTTGTttatatggagcttgtgggtttgcgCCTTGctggtttaaagttgaaaaatgtatatagtacaaataatttcattttttgtaatgaaaataatcCCTTAAAGCTTTTTATGTTGCTTTTTATCTTATGAaacgattaattaattattagctcatgTTGCtcacaatattaaattgtgaTTTTGTTTAATTAAGGACCATAAATTAATTATGTACTTCAagtttatgtaattgaatattggccATAATTTGTATGCTCAAAGTTACCGAATGCTTAGAATGCCTTCtttccaattaaattatttttcgaaagttttgcGATGTGAAATGAGCATCCGAATTCTGATTtggaatttttgtacaaaaatatttaaatttttcctggaatagtttaaaatcttattattaattgaatatttcagaaaaatatacagtaaaacttatttgaatgattcactgAAAATAGCTAAGCGATACTAATTATGTTCATTTATTTTCAAGCTGTCTCTAGgacaattataagatttttttaaatgcttttgaaGTTGTGAAATGAGTATGAATTTAACTTCCAAAATTATGCATAcatgtgtttttcttttaaatcagtgtaaaaggttattattaataaataatttaaaagatgaaaaaccAATACATAATCATTCGAAAATTGGGTTAATGATGAAAATCATCACAAAACTTATCTCGCGCATGCGCGCACACATGATAGtctagtttcaaataaaaacttgtcCGATAGAGTTATAAGGAACTTATGTTGTTCTTTATTatccttaataatttaaaattaatacagatttttacttaattttacttttttaacacTTGTGTTCCAAAGATTGTAGGTGCCGGAATGACGAAGGGTACACAAGAGATACTAAAACTGGTGAATGTGTCGATCCTCTAAtggagatgcattttcaaataaaatgtactaTTGTTCAACCAAGAAAAACTTTCCATTAactacacattttttgaaaagaaactgttgaattttgaagccaaaatttgaatttcctcgtaaatcttttaattttaaacgaaaaagtccaatttaattcaaaaattaaattttgtatcaagataattaaatcttcaaccaataagtttgattttcaaacaaaaaatataatttttctattgaaatagttgaaatttgaacccaTAAAGAATTTTCCCTCAAGAGAGCCAAAAATTGTCAAACATATTGTTGAACATTTGGgccaacattttttcaacttcaacttcaaatcttttcaaacaaaaaatataatttttctattaaaataattgaaatttgaacccATTAAGAATTTTCCCTCAAGAGAGCCAAAAATTGTCAAACATATTGTTGAACATTTGGgccaacattttttcaacttcaacttcaaatcttttcaaacaaaaaatNNNNNNNNNNNNNNNNNNNNNNNNNNNNNNNNNNNNNNNNNNNNNNNNNNNNNNNNNNNNNNNNNNNNNNNNNNNNNNNNNNNNNNNNNNNNNNNNNNNNcaaaaaatataatttttctattaaaatagttgaaatttgaacccaTAAAGAATTTTCCCTCAAGAGAGCCAAAAATTGTCAAACATATTGTTGAACATTTGGTccaacattttttaccaaaaaattgtaatttttaatacaaaaggtcAAACTTTCTACAACCCAGTAAAATGTTCGAAcagaaaatagaacatttttgacagaaaagatagttttcaagtaaatagtagaACTCTCTaacaaaataagcaaaaaattcaaatttgcaatAAGAgtgtacatttttttccaaacaattccatttttaaccaaagaagacgaattttcgcccaaaaatatgatagtatacttcttaatcaaaaataatcattaagtTACAACCATAAAtcgtttgtttattaaaaattatacttttatattaaatatttttttaactttagtacTACCATCAATTTCCATTATGCAACAATACGCTCTGGGCACCAGAAATACTAACTAATATTCgaaccttttttctttttctactaCAGGTGTTCATGAAATGCATTTAACtgaaggaattcgaggaattcatggaatgaatCGAATGTattgaatttacagaattcgcGGTATAACGATTAATTTACGGAACTCAGGTTATTCAAAGAATATTCttcatttacggaattcacgaaattcatggaattcagtgaattcagtTAAATTCACGAGATTGaatataataaagaaattcatACAATTCGCAGAATTCACGACATTCCagaaattgacggaattcataaaaataaaagatttctcaGAATTCATCTAACACGCGGAATTAACGGAATGCATGAAGTTCACAGAATTCCagggattcatgaaattcgcggaattaatggaatttaaggaatttgcggAACTTTATCAATTTCATACAtatcgtgaattccgtgatttcattgaacttcattaactcattgaattttatgaattccttaaatttcttagaTTCCATGGTTTCCACTATTTCTACTTGAATCTcgtgaattagttaaattatgtgaatttctagaattccgtgaattctatgaattcaatgaattgcatgaattccgcaaattggGCGAATTTCGCGtattccctgattttcttgaattccgtaaatttaattaattctgtgaatttcttcaaCTCGTTGAAGCACATAAATGCCAAGCATtacgtaaattccttaaattccgggaatttcatgaattctataattcttttgaattccttgtattccttgCATTagtaaattctgagaattccacgaatttttttttaatcaatgaattcctttaattccataaattccttgatggtaatgatataaatttattaaaatgatatacatttttcagggtggcaaAGAATTTACCCGagttttgttcgtttttattttgcaatcttaccaaacTAAAACGTTTGTTTAttcagcaaaattttaaaaaatgccttaaaatctttcagcttcttctttgaccatttttgaaatcttctaaaatatttaaaaataatttcatcaaattaaattttcgaaataaaaaattatggtaatttttccTATGAACCTGAAAAgatatctttcattttcgtgaaacttcacaaatctagaaaaaaaatttacaagttttaattatttttgaatcgtttgaagacttttgaatatctctgaaacttacacaaattttttccaaaattatgtaatatggcaaaattgcaaaattttgctttaaaatccttCCAACCcatctaaaagatttaaagattcaccatgaattttaagaactttttttttgagttcacttttataacctgatttCCATACCGGAGCGattattaatgaaaatgattcgataaaaaaaaagaaaaacagtattaGAGAAATACACTGCGTCATTTTCAtactaattatataaataaaccgtaatataaataaattattcaaaatgcaaacattgcccaaaattaaatacttgtaaaaacttgtaaaaaacttgaaaattcttgaacctgaaactgttcaaaaaattcaaatctcgTTCGAAATATAaggatttttactttaaaatacgaatttttgatgCAGGActctaaaataacataaaattgttacaagttgtgaattttcttagaaattcaactttttttacttcatatagtaatttctaataaaaactacGAAGATTATCCAAAAttggtaaaagaaaaatttttattttaagaatacttgcttttgaactttttctaatcgctcattacaaattttttaaatttatcgaattttaataaatatccgcttattttttggggggaaaattttctttaaaactcaactctcttaaatcttaaaagtaaattattttatggctaaaatcgtaaaaacaattcttcttaaagaaaatatttttaaaacaaatgactATACTTGCAGACTATTCacttattaaaaacaattataaaaagttcaattcttgggaatatattttccaaaaaaataagcTATAGTTTGTGACAATGCACCACGAAGAGCGCTTCGCGCCTGTGCCTACGATACAACGAGTCAGTCAATGCAAAACCACTGACGCGTGTGATTTTGTCTGATTTAAAATGCAGTGTCGATCCAATTCgatcttcatttaattttttttgtctatatAACTTGACTTTGTACTGTAAACTTTGGACttgaataaaaatccattttgtgtAAATAAACCCTGGTGTTATACTGGCGCCCGACGTGTGGCCCCAAACAAGCAGTTCTAGCCTGTAAACAGTTAGAGTGCAAAAGTTACCAAGTGAGAAATCAAAGTGCAAACGATCTGTTATACTTTTAAATCGCAACACGCGTCCAGGTGCCAAAATTTCGGACAACGGGTCTACCAGATCTGCTCTACGATTTAGTAGGAGAATTCTGGGCCTAAAACCAGAAAGTACATCTGATCTGCAGTTGGTGACAACCCATAAGGAAAAATTAGAGGCTTCTGCCGAAAAACCGTCAGCATTGTTCCAAGAAAGGAGTGACTCCACATCTGATACATTGTTTCTCGGCCCGGTTTGTAATTATTCCGGTATTCAGGGAAGCTACTTTACAGCCAACTCTCCAGATAAAATGTCGTCCGTGACGAAGACTCAAGAACAATTTACGCTGTTGCTCGAGTCGCTAAAAAGTACCGTATCCGAAGCTCGTCCTACGACTCCAAGCGATTCTGGAGTTTCGGCAACACCGCAAAAAGGCAACTTCGCGAAATGCTATGCTCGATTTACTGGGAAAAGAGATGAAGATGTCGATGCTTTCGTCGATGCTGTCGAGCCATATAAAGTATGTGTAAGCATCTCTGATGATAACACGATGAACGGGTTACCAATCCTTTTTACTGATATTGCCGCGACGTCGTGGCGCCGTGTAAAAGAAATTACCATTACATGGGAAAACGCAATTTTCTGCTACGTCATAATTTCGGTCCTAAAAAACCACCCTATCGTATTTTCCGAGAATTATTCGCGCACAACTACTACTAGCTAATACTCTAAATGAAGCGACGCAGATCGATGTGATCTATGGATAACTCGCATATCCTATTCGAAAAAAAGTTGCGCGCGATAAAGTGACAGATTTCAAGACTTTAATCAATCTGTCACGTTTGGCCAAGGAGAATATCTTCGAGGAGCCGATAAGAAAGACTACCTCTTCATCGGGTTCCTACGACgcgaaaaaatcaaaagagtcAAAAGACGCAAAAACTCTACCGCGatgtaaattctgtaaaaatttcgGACATTCGAAACTGCCGTACCAATCTGGAATtggaatcaatttgaaaatgcCGTACCAATCTTCTTCACGGAAGAAAGAACTCTTGCGCTTTGAATTTGATCAGATGGTCGAACTGCAAGTCGCTGAGGAATGTGACTCGCCATGGGAAGCTTCAGTAGTATTAGTGCCTAAGAAAGACGGAGCCGTTAGAGTATGTGCAGATTACAAACGCCTGAATGACATAACAAAACGTGACTCTTATCCGACGCTGAGAATAGACGACCTTCTACACCTCGCTAAGGGAACACTGTTTATGACGACAATTGACTTACGAATGGGGTACTAGCAAGCCTCAGTGAGAGAGTGCGATCGTGACAAGATGGCCTTTGACACGCCCTTCGGCATATTTAGACTCAACCGAAAGACAGAGGTACAAATCGCCAAGCTTAAACCAGCAGGACTGCTTAGGACACCGGCAGCGCAACGAAGATTCGAAACACAAGATATGGATCTGGTGGGGCCCCTTTCAGTAACGAGCGAAGGCTACCAATGGATCTACATCGTAGAGGAAGTTACATCCAAGTGGGTTGAGATTTTCGCATCTGAAAGCACCTCGGCAAATGCCTGTGCACAGATTCTCATAGACGAAGTGATCTTGCGTTACGGAACACCGAGACGTGCAATCTCGTATAATGGAACGCAGTTCGTTGGAGCTGTTATGCAGCAGGTATCTTTCTGCTTGCGTTTTGATCACAAATTATTAGCCCTTTATCATCCATAGGCTAACCCGGTAAAACGCAGCTAACCTTTGGCTGCGAACTGTGATCTGCAGAAGATGTTCAGAGGAATCTCCGAGCAAACATCCTACGAGAGAATTTTGTTTCCGAAGTCACGTCTTATCTATCGATGATTTCAGATGCCATGAAGGACGTACGCGAGGTGCACGAGGCAGAGCAGGACCGAATGAAGAAGTATGCAGATGAGCATAGAAGACCAGCGTCAGTGTATCCGATACATCTTACCGAGTTGCAGAAATAAACTCCAAAACGCCAACAACTAGTTCACTGGATCTTATACGATGACGTTTCTTCGATCTAGAGAGGGAGACTGTAACGATGAAACCATCTTCTTCTTGCCAAGGTAGGCCCCTATACGATCCTGGGTCTACCCCCACATCACGAAGAGCGCTTCGTGCCTGAGCCAACGATACGACGAGTCAGTCAATACACAACCACTGATGTCGTTCCTttcatgttttgtttgaaaaaatatgtgcagaaagatcgagcgcctGGTGCGAGGTAAATGCTTAATCGAGCGCAaagcgtgaggtaaatacattattgagcgcgagataaacatattatcgagccaGAAGCGCGAGAAGCAACAGTACCCGGCCCGAGGCGCACTAAAACTGGCATTAATTAATAAACTGATCTGACTTAACTTGCATTTAGTGAAGTATGAAACGAGATGTATTACAGAATGCGTTGCTCTTCCAAAAGTAGACGACCGACCTGAACAAATAAACATTCAAACGCGTATCGCAAACTTCACAATACTTCCACCCGAAACTTAAgtgttcttcaaaaaaaaaaaaaaaaaacctcccTAAAGCCAACAGTCCTAAATACTTCCTATGTTTCGGTCCTGGTAACCCCTTTGTAATTATATCTGCCCACATATCTTCAGTAGACACATGCTTGATGCTGATCAGGTTCTCCTTTAATGTTTGTCGAACGAAGTGATAACGAGCGTCAATATGCTTGTTATGAGCGTGAAAAACTGGATTTTCGGCAAGCCACTTTGCTCGCAAAATATCATTATAAATGGTTACTTCGGCCAAGTTTTTAAATTCGATCTCCTCTAAGAAACCTCGTAGGGCAAATGCTTCTTCGGCTGCCTCAGCAAACGCAATACAGTCAGATTATGTCGAGGATAAAGCCACAGTTCTCTTCTTCGACAAATCCGGTATAGGATCTTCTGTTATTCAGACAACTGGCTCAATCTGCGTGAACATAGCCCTTTAGTGAATCATCATTTGGttcgaaaatcaattttagaTTCATGGTTccctttaaataataaagatttcgCTGAGCCGCTGTCCAATGGATCTGACTGTAGTTTGTGTTGAATTGGCTCAGAGCACCAACTGCGAAAGCGATATCTGGTCTGATCGCCACAGCCAAGTACATAAAATCATCGACTGATTCCCTGTACGGTAGTCTCTTCCCTTCATCACTGGGTTCCTCCTCTTTCTTTGTTAACTTCCCGTTGACATCCATTAAAGTAAATACCGGTTTCAAATAAGTCATCCCGAATCGATTCAATATTTCTCGAATGCATCCGGTCTGATGCATGACAATTTTTCCTTCTTTACGAGTGAATTCGAATTCTAGGCATCAGGATACATTGCCAAGATCTTTGATTTCCAAATCTTTTGATAGagacttttttcattttgttatctTATCCAGATTACAAACCTTATTCCCAGTCTTTAGTTTGTCAGTATGTTTTTCGCCTTTCTTTGCAAATCGATCATCTATTTCTCAGAACAAATGAGAGCTTCTAATCCCTCCGccaataagtttgaaaatttcatctgtACTTCCGCTTTGAGTACACCGTTAAAGTAAGCGGTGGAGACGTCAAATGGTCGAATTAGCATTTCGTTCCTAGCTGCTAGAGCTACAAGCAGTCGAATAGAGATAAGACGAGATACAGGTGCAAAAGTCGCATTAAAATGAATTCCAGGGCGCTGGGCAAATCCTTGAACAACCACTCGAGGTTTTCATGGTTCCGAAATTCCATCAGATTTGAATTTGTTTAGCAGAGCGAAACGACTTCCCACGTAACATATTCTTGATGAGAGTTTTTACTTCCTTT
It encodes:
- the LOC117170791 gene encoding protein NYNRIN-like, translating into MAFDTPFGIFRLNRKTEVQIAKLKPAGLLRTPAAQRRFETQDMDLVGPLSVTSEGYQWIYIVEEVTSKWVEIFASESTSANACAQILIDEVILRYGTPRRAISYNGTQFVGAVMQQVSFCLRFDHKLLALYHP